A DNA window from Herpetosiphon gulosus contains the following coding sequences:
- a CDS encoding ImmA/IrrE family metallo-endopeptidase: MATRQQFIIDPHKQSPATDRFLNHIEQHAYALRQDAGISRDEHVDPYRIAEVYGVTILLPSDIPQLSEADRQYIENQDPSVWSGLGGPDPEGGMIIILNPKQTKERAAVTIMEEVAHIYYGHEPSLVMKEGSDLDRRLYLRGIEQEAYWTAAAVLLPRHMLARAIWKQRSIETIAAAYGVSTELVVFRAKVLGLWNDLKRVPQL; this comes from the coding sequence ATGGCAACCAGACAACAATTTATTATCGATCCACATAAGCAATCACCCGCTACCGATAGGTTTCTCAACCATATCGAACAGCATGCGTATGCCCTTCGGCAAGATGCTGGCATCTCGCGCGATGAACACGTTGATCCTTACCGCATTGCTGAGGTTTATGGAGTAACGATTCTTTTGCCATCGGATATTCCCCAGTTGTCCGAAGCAGATCGTCAATATATAGAAAATCAAGATCCCTCGGTGTGGTCAGGACTTGGTGGGCCTGATCCGGAAGGAGGGATGATTATTATCTTGAATCCAAAACAAACGAAGGAGCGAGCTGCGGTCACCATTATGGAAGAGGTTGCCCATATCTATTATGGGCATGAGCCTTCACTGGTGATGAAGGAAGGTAGCGATCTTGATCGCCGCCTCTATTTACGCGGCATTGAACAAGAAGCCTACTGGACTGCCGCCGCTGTATTGCTTCCTCGCCACATGCTCGCGCGTGCTATTTGGAAACAGCGTTCAATCGAAACAATTGCAGCAGCCTATGGAGTAAGTACAGAACTCGTCGTGTTTCGGGCTAAAGTCCTTGGATTATGGAATGACCTTAAACGAGTACCACAACTCTAG
- a CDS encoding helix-turn-helix transcriptional regulator, which yields MDPQKENASTKQSGSGKTVKLEDIGNLIKAKRGRDGITLEEAANESGISPATLSRWERGFYEKPLGINRAIPKPNPQTIVLLASWLGVSVDQVVEIQLEQKSVTDIVEAHLRADPNLDGDLANALSHMFKTTYDNFHTLTTTRRSTTQSDDE from the coding sequence ATGGACCCGCAAAAGGAGAATGCAAGCACGAAACAATCAGGATCTGGTAAGACGGTAAAACTGGAGGATATTGGCAATCTTATAAAAGCAAAACGTGGGCGTGATGGTATTACGCTCGAAGAAGCAGCGAACGAATCTGGCATCAGCCCTGCGACCCTTTCACGATGGGAACGTGGTTTTTATGAAAAACCATTAGGGATAAATCGGGCAATACCCAAACCCAATCCACAAACTATCGTGCTTTTGGCCTCATGGCTTGGTGTATCGGTTGATCAAGTCGTTGAAATTCAGTTAGAGCAAAAGTCGGTAACCGATATTGTTGAGGCACATTTACGGGCTGATCCTAATCTTGATGGAGATCTTGCCAATGCCCTCAGCCACATGTTTAAGACTACCTATGATAATTTCCATACCTTGACAACCACCCGACGGAGTACAACCCAGTCCGATGACGAATAA